One window from the genome of Nicotiana sylvestris chromosome 9, ASM39365v2, whole genome shotgun sequence encodes:
- the LOC104244765 gene encoding uncharacterized protein At5g65660-like — translation MGEEEGWDWPPTPSGSPMYITKDDHWTHFDNSVNAVSFGFVATAILISMFLVMAIFERFLRPNSPALSPSGGRNLDDIESQIGFNGKLGYPTSKVSANAREVSVLMPGEDIPTFIANPVPVPCPPERDPWPPHQQHSLPGLLNPDSNA, via the exons ATGGGAGAAGAAGAGGGGTGGGATTGGCCACCAACACCAAGTGGATCACCAATGTACATAACAAAAGATGATCATTGGACTCATTTTGACAACTCTGTTAATGCTGTTTCTTTTGGATTTGTTGCCACTGCAATTCTCATCTCTATGTTTCTTGTCATGGCCATTTTTGAGAGGTTTCTCAGACCCAATTCGCCGGCGTTATCGCCATCCGGTGGCCGGAATCTTGATGATATTGAGTCCCAAATTGGTTTCAATGGAAAACTTGGTTATCCAACATCCAAA GTATCAGCAAATGCGCGAGAAGTATCAGTATTGATGCCAGGAGAAGACATCCCAACTTTTATTGCTAACCCTGTTCCTGTACCTTGTCCTCCTGAACGCGATCCATGGCCTCCCCATCAACAGCATTCTTTACCCGGTCTTTTGAACCCCGACTCAAATGCATAG
- the LOC104244767 gene encoding uncharacterized protein, whose protein sequence is MVPDKKWMELIHDRLGNAYKLGVDNILDFAFTKLSEARVIRCPCIKCCNTSSGTREMVKSHLIVHGIIQNYTFWYHHGEKLGEPQSNSEDVEDDDIEEAYGEDEIHGILRDLYLDFDADITNIDGDDFLEEEPNLEAKKFYRLLKDFEQPLYQNSKVSKLSTMVKLLHIKSIGRWSYESFTMLLKMLKEDLLTAESNLPDSYYEAKKIIRDLGLSYKKIDACKNNCMLYWKDDKFLESCKVCGASRWKEDKHRGETKFKNGKKIAHKILRYFPLKPILQRLFMSSKISSLMTWNHEKRVDDGMMRHSADSMAWKKFDELHQSFAAEPRNVRLGLASDDFQPFGSSRTPYNIWPVVLIPYNLPSWLCMKQENFILSMLIPGPESPGDAIDVYLQPLMDELKELWETGVETFDASTKQSFILHAALLWNINDFPAYANLSRWSKKGKLACPCCNKEISSIRLENGKKQCYMGHRRFLPLNHKWRNDKQSFDGAKERRLPPKVLSGEDILNQVADLDGLLLTKDLKKKPKISHESRSDNCNKKSISFGLPYWKTLLLRHNLDVMHIEKNVCDNM, encoded by the coding sequence ATGGTACCTGATAAGAAGTGGATGGAACTTATCCATGACCGACTTGGTAATGCTTACAAGCTTGGGGTGGACAATATTTTGGATTTTGCTTTTACAAAATTAAGTGAAGCGCGTGTAATACGTTGTCCATGTATCAAATGTTGTAATACATCTTCGGGAACACGTGAGATGGTTAAGTCACATTTAATAGTACATGGAATAATtcaaaattatactttttggtaTCATCACGGGGAAAAGTTAGGTGAGCCACAATCAAATTCAGAAGATGTAGAAGATGATGACATTGAAGAAGCTTATGGTGAGGATGAAATACATGGGATTCTACGAGATTTATACCTTGATTTTGATGCAGACATTACGAACATTGATGGTGATGATTTTCTTGAGGAGGAACCAAATCTTGAAGCAAAAAAATTCTATAGGCTTTTAAAGGATTTTGAGCAACCATTGTACCAAAATTCAAAAGTTTCTAAACTTTCTACTATGGTTAAATTGCTTCATATCAAAAGTATTGGGCGTTGGAGTTATGAGTCATTTACAATGTTGTTGAAGATGTTGAAGGAAGATCTATTGACTGCTGAATCAAACTTGCCAGATTCATATTATGAGGCAAAGAAGATAATTCGGGATCTTGGACTTTCTTACAAGAAGATTGATGCGTGTAAGAATAATTGCATGTTATATTGGAAGGATGACAAGTTTCTTGAATCTTGCAAAGTTTGTGGAGCATCTAGATGGAAAGAGGATAAACATAGGGGAGAAACTAAATTTAAGAATGGGAAAAAGATAGCGCACAAGATTTTACGTTATTTTCCCTTAAAGCCAATACTCCAAAGATTGTTTATGTCCTCAAAGATATCATCTTTAATGACATGGAATCATGAAAAAAGAGTTGACGATGGAATGATGAGGCACTCAGCTGACTCAATGGCATGGAAAAAGTTTGATGAACTTCACCAGTCTTTCGCCGCTGAACCTCGTAATGTTCGACTTGGACTTGCTAGTGATGATTTTCAACCATTTGGAAGTTCTAGAACCCCGTACAACATTTGGCCTGTTGTACTTATTCCTTATAATTTACCATCTTGGCTATGTATGAAGCAAGAGAATTTTATTCTGTCAATGCTTATTCCTGGTCCTGAAAGTCCGGGAGATGCAATTGATGTTTATCTTCAGCCTTTGATGGATGAATTAAAGGAATTATGGGAAACTGGAGTGGAGACCTTTGATGCGTCAACCAAACAAAGTTTTATATTGCATGCAGCTCTATTATGGAACATTAATGATTTTCCAGCCTATGCAAATTTATCTAGATGGAGTAAAAAAGGAAAATTAGCTTGCCCATGTTGCAACAAAGAAATATCCTCAATCAGGTTAGAAAATGGTAAAAAGCAGTGTTATATGGGTCATAGACGCTTTCTTCCTCTTAATCACAAATGGAGAAATGATAAACAGTCATTTGATGGCGCTAAGGAGCGAAGACTACCACCCAAAGTTTTATCGGGTGAGGATATACTTAATCAAGTGGCTGACTTAGATGGTTTACTACTAACAAAggatctaaagaagaagcctaaaATATCACATGAGAGTAGGAGTGATAATTGTAATAAGAAGAGTATTTCCTTTGGTCTTCCCTATTGGAAAACTCTATTGTTGCGACATAATTTAGATGTGATGCATATCGAGAAAAATGTATGTGACAATATGTGA